One genomic segment of Rivularia sp. PCC 7116 includes these proteins:
- a CDS encoding serine/threonine-protein kinase: MSAELNPGTLISNRYQIQKTLGRGGFGRTYLALDNRRYNEPCVLKEFLPDTQSPSVIRKSKELFEREAKVLYQIKHQQIPQFLALLTHDEKLFIVQEYIDGKTYLQILDERLSTTGKPFSEAEVREWLLDMLPVLEYIHGCNIIHRDISLENVMLPNHQSKPVLIDFGVVKEKFTQIFSNSSQSFRQASVVGKIGYSPPEQLRLGHCFPSSDMYALAVSALILLTGKMPHLLIDDSLNWDWQSYANVSNSLASILNKMLSAAPNERYQSAKEIIVELHKNQGTNTNLNQTVTNTNLKPKMSLGGIISSILPRRTQQNEPQNADNENNFEQLGKKPVTQNPQFIDYCRSQLTSFVGPLASVVMEQTLEENPDIAPKDLVEALAEKIPDAQRAENFRSHVKLLKEYKTEQPRKVNHSVSSLTTTPAISNPDFLDYCRREFSSFVGPFASVVIRDTLDENPDLTPKQLVEKLMTGIPNRKRAQEFEKRILKD; encoded by the coding sequence ATGAGCGCTGAACTTAATCCAGGAACTTTAATTAGTAATCGCTATCAAATTCAGAAAACTTTGGGAAGGGGCGGGTTTGGAAGAACTTACTTAGCTTTGGACAATCGGCGTTATAACGAACCATGCGTTCTAAAGGAATTTTTACCTGATACCCAAAGCCCCAGTGTTATTCGTAAATCAAAGGAACTATTTGAACGCGAAGCAAAAGTTTTATATCAAATTAAACATCAACAAATTCCTCAGTTTTTAGCTTTATTGACTCATGATGAAAAACTATTTATTGTTCAAGAATATATTGATGGTAAAACTTATCTACAAATTTTAGACGAACGTCTTTCTACAACTGGTAAGCCATTTTCGGAAGCGGAAGTCAGAGAATGGCTATTAGATATGCTGCCAGTTTTAGAATATATTCATGGCTGTAATATTATTCACCGAGATATTTCACTAGAAAATGTCATGCTTCCTAATCATCAATCGAAACCAGTATTGATTGATTTTGGAGTGGTAAAAGAAAAGTTTACTCAAATTTTTAGCAATTCTTCCCAGTCTTTTAGACAGGCTTCAGTAGTCGGAAAAATTGGTTACTCTCCACCGGAGCAATTACGTTTGGGGCATTGTTTTCCTTCCAGCGATATGTATGCCCTTGCGGTTAGCGCGCTGATTCTTTTAACTGGGAAAATGCCGCATTTATTAATAGATGATTCTTTAAACTGGGATTGGCAATCTTATGCAAATGTTAGTAACTCTTTAGCTAGCATTTTGAATAAAATGTTGTCAGCAGCACCCAATGAACGTTATCAATCTGCTAAGGAAATAATAGTAGAGCTTCATAAGAATCAAGGTACTAACACTAATCTTAACCAGACAGTTACTAACACTAACTTGAAACCAAAAATGTCACTAGGTGGCATTATTTCAAGTATATTACCGAGAAGAACTCAACAAAATGAGCCGCAGAATGCTGATAATGAGAACAATTTTGAACAACTCGGAAAAAAACCAGTTACTCAAAATCCACAATTTATAGATTACTGTCGTTCTCAGCTTACTAGTTTTGTGGGACCTTTAGCTAGTGTTGTGATGGAACAAACTTTAGAAGAAAACCCCGATATCGCACCCAAAGATTTGGTTGAAGCTTTAGCCGAAAAAATTCCAGATGCACAAAGAGCAGAAAATTTTAGGAGTCACGTCAAACTTCTCAAAGAATATAAAACAGAACAACCCCGAAAAGTAAATCATTCGGTATCAAGTTTGACGACTACTCCTGCAATTAGTAACCCAGATTTTCTCGATTATTGTCGCCGAGAATTTAGTAGTTTTGTCGGACCTTTTGCTAGTGTGGTAATTAGAGATACTTTAGACGAAAATCCAGATTTGACTCCAAAGCAGCTTGTAGAAAAATTGATGACTGGAATTCCCAATCGCAAAAGAGCGCAAGAATTTGAAAAACGAATTCTTAAGGATTGA
- a CDS encoding GNAT family N-acetyltransferase has protein sequence MFNDSSFDFMAIIYGIISIDTILRLFNNWGSFWDDKVTAKDRFILERVAVFILIPLGVFFHEVGHALATLQVGGEVREFQWRVVWGYVIAVGNFLPVESWWIAFSGNLVSIALGFIAILAVPLVKKTVLKHLFYTFSQAQLVYSLVVYPIFSFTTSRGDWLTIYDLSIKPLAQITLGIHLVIVFALWLNSKNQWLLNFLNIPSLGKAESYIDEKIITQTKRLIIREFQVLDIEALAEILAKPEVMQFSSPTGALSHKQTMVKLQSFLDSYQKYGYGKYALIHRQSGRLIGYCGIAVEKIEGKLETELGYRLDSEFWAQGLATEAAKACLKYGFDKLNLDYVLGIVEPENKASIRVLEKVGMEFVKESTWCGKLVWIYKAIPSIDK, from the coding sequence ATGTTCAATGATTCGTCATTCGACTTCATGGCGATTATTTACGGTATCATCAGCATTGACACCATTTTGCGTTTATTCAATAATTGGGGTTCATTTTGGGATGATAAAGTAACTGCCAAAGATAGATTTATATTAGAAAGAGTTGCAGTATTTATTCTAATTCCGTTAGGAGTATTTTTTCACGAAGTCGGACACGCTTTAGCTACTTTACAGGTTGGTGGTGAAGTTCGGGAATTTCAATGGCGAGTAGTTTGGGGTTATGTTATCGCTGTCGGAAATTTCCTTCCTGTAGAATCTTGGTGGATTGCCTTTAGCGGGAATTTAGTTTCAATTGCTTTAGGTTTTATAGCGATTTTAGCGGTACCTTTAGTTAAAAAAACAGTTTTAAAGCATTTATTTTATACTTTTTCTCAAGCTCAACTGGTTTACTCGCTGGTGGTTTATCCGATTTTTTCGTTTACTACTTCTCGCGGTGATTGGTTAACAATATACGATTTATCAATAAAACCACTAGCTCAAATAACTCTGGGGATACATTTAGTTATTGTTTTCGCTCTGTGGTTAAATTCAAAAAATCAGTGGCTGCTGAATTTTTTGAATATACCGAGTTTAGGAAAAGCTGAAAGTTATATTGACGAAAAAATAATTACTCAAACCAAACGTTTAATTATTCGCGAATTTCAAGTTTTAGATATTGAAGCACTAGCAGAAATTCTAGCCAAGCCCGAAGTAATGCAATTTTCTTCACCAACGGGTGCATTATCTCATAAACAAACAATGGTGAAACTTCAAAGCTTTCTTGATTCCTACCAAAAATATGGCTACGGGAAATATGCTCTAATTCATCGTCAAAGCGGACGTTTGATTGGTTATTGTGGGATTGCTGTTGAAAAAATTGAAGGTAAATTAGAAACCGAATTGGGTTATCGTTTGGATTCGGAATTTTGGGCACAGGGTTTAGCAACGGAAGCAGCGAAAGCTTGTTTAAAATATGGTTTTGATAAGTTGAATCTTGATTATGTTTTGGGAATTGTGGAACCCGAAAATAAAGCTTCAATTAGAGTTTTGGAAAAAGTTGGGATGGAGTTTGTGAAAGAGTCAACATGGTGTGGGAAGCTTGTTTGGATTTATAAAGCGATACCAAGTATTGATAAATAA